CCATCTCCAGTGGACCTATCACCATCTTCTGCATTCCTTAAATACTTCCTCATGTATGACATATACCCATTTTCACTCTCCTTTAAAATCGTGCCTTTTCTGCTAATTATAATTGCATGGTACTATATGCACATTTACAATATATCAGTCTAATTATAAGCTGTTTTGTCTGTATAATactatttgtatgtatgttatcAAGCTTGGCTGGTTGTCACTGGacaaattggtgtgctcttctctggggaaaACCACTTACTTACCCTGCTCCCAGTTTTCCCTGGTTTCCTATAGAGTATTGTGCAGGATGAGGCTCTGTGGGCTTGTCCTGTCAAATTTGGCATGTCCATTGGGGTTGCCCTTCTTCAGATGACATTTGGCATCATGCTGATGATAGTTCGTGTGTATAGCTTCGGATATTTGtgggagacacagtctcataggAAATGCCATAATTCTCTGGCTCTTACTACCTTTCTGTATGCTCTTTtgtaatgtttcctgagccttgggttcAGGAGAGTTTTATAGATGTATTCCCTGGAACTTGGCTCTAAACCTGTGCATTTTGATTGACTCTGGTTTTCAGTAGTGACCCCATCTGTTGCAAAATGTAATTTTCTTAATGGGGAGTGAACAGTATACTTCTTTGGGGATATAAGAACAAATGTTTATagaattttgttagaaattatacTGGTTAAGTAAATTAGTGGTTATAGATTTTCCTTCAATAATCATGACTTCCCTAGAACTGAGTAGTTAGGCAACTTTCAAGTACTAGACATTGTTCTGTACTTATGGTCTTAAATCCAAGTTGAGAGCTGTTGGTTATTGGCAAGGTATTTGTGCCAGTATAAGACCAGTATTATTAATGTCTATGCTAGGCATAATATTTGGTTTGACTGTTGATTGCTGCCCTCCATTGGAAGCTTGCATATTCCCTTCTGCTACCATAAAGTTAGTCTGTAGGGAGAGACAATTCAGGTCAGCCCTGGATCAGGGATTTGTAGGCTCTGTTTCATAACTGCACTGTATATAAATTTTTATGTTATACATTTATTATTCTCTGAATTTATTCAATGTGTGTTATaatgtttccatttcattttctgattttattgagttttttttctatttcttttaattaactTGCCTAGAGTTCTATTAatcttgttaatatttttaaagcatcaatatttttattcagtggttctttgtattatttcctatattttatgtcattttttttggaCTTAATGGTCAATTCCCATCTACTCTTCTTGGATGTCATCTATTATTGTTTTAACAAGACCTTAAGGTACTACATTATTACTATAAAATATCTCCAAACTTTTTTTAATGTAGTCACTTAGTCCtataaacttttttatttgtaatatattattatattgcaCATATTTACTatgatgtattttcatttttattcaattctagGAATTTCTTTTAACCTTGCCAGGTAGGTTATAGGCTCCATGAGAGAATTCAATACTACCTTTGCCCTAAATGAACACactaataaaatgattcctaatgacttCTTGCAGTATTCATGCATTGGGCCATATCAcaatcctcatcagagaagaGTTTTTTCCAGTTAATTGCAATTAACACAGGGACTTCAACTggacaaaacacacagaataagaGATAGTTGATAGTTTAACCATGAATGGAATGTACATATAGCATCTGTGTCCCCGAGATTCATGGAACAAAAGGTAGAAAGATTTCAAGAATAGAAGTCAGTAAATAATATCTAGGAAATTGCGTTTTTTAGAAATAACACAGTAGATACAATATAAACTCACAGTAGTTATAACTGTTTACACAAGACTTGTAGAAAGTCAAAACATACAAAATCTTCATTACAGGATAAGAATGTGTGTAGAAAATCTCACCAATACCTGAACGATAAGTTTTGTTCAATAATGTGACACATGATATGTCTACTACATGCCAGAGCACGCCTCATTCCTAAGATTATTTGGGCAAAACAAGCTTGACTCaattcatgaaaaagaaaagaaaactcaaagtgCATAGGAAAGGAAACTGAGACTGCGAAAGGTGGTTATAGGTGTAGGTGAAGGATAGATTGtactcaaaatacattgtatgaaaattgaaataattgaaatattaaaaaataatacagggGCTGAAGACATGACTTAGTGCTTATGAGTATTGGtcactcttctagaggactcaggttcaattcccaaaacccacatagaAGGTCACAACTATTTATAATTCAGGTCCCAGTGTATTTGGTGCTCTTTTCTAGCCTTCAAGGACATTAAATGCATGTGGCATACAGATATATGTACAAGAAAATAACTGTATacaaaaatataatcaaaaacttatttaaaaaattaaaaagaaaaatgtaattaaattttatgaataacaaaaaagttttgaaaacaaaagtagTTATAGTGTTCATCATTATTAAGAGGTGACTGAAAAGATACATGCACATTGACTTCTTCCTCAATCTTGCATTTGGCTTGCATTCCATGACTTTTGATATGTGCTTTCATGGAATCTTCTAGAGCATAAAATTCAtatgaagccaggcatggtgtagAAGGTCAATCTTGAATACAGAATAAAACTTTGCACTCTTCTGCTtgcatttgcatatgtgtgtgcatgttggtgtgcatgagagagagaaagagagtgcaaAAGAGAACTTAAAAGTAAGTTTTAATCACTGCCATCATGAAGTAAAATAGCTTATTCCCAAAGACGCaattttttcatatgtatatcAAATCTTTGATGGAAATAATGGAACCTTTCAATGACACATTGTGACCTTTATTGTTTATTCTGTCTCCACAGTGAACATACTCACAATGCAATGGAACAATTGGACCTTCAGCTATGACTTCATCCTGCTGGGAATTTTTGATCATAGCCCTCttcatacttttttcttttcactcaCACTGGGTATCTTCTTCATGGCCATCTTGGGTAATTCTATCATGGTGCTTCTCATCTACTTGGATGTTCAACTTCACACCCCGATGTACATCCTTCTTAGCCAACTTTCCCTCATGGATCTCATGCTCATTTGTACCACAGTGCCCCAGATGGCCTTCAACTTCCTCTCTGGGAACAAGTCCATCTCCATGGCTAACTGCGGATGCCAGATATTCTTCTATGTATCTCTGCTTGGAGCCGAGTGTTTTCTGTTGGCATTAATGGCCTATGATCGTTATGCGGCTATTTGCCATCCATTAAGGTATCCTATTCTTATGAGTCCTAAAATCTGTGGTATCATGGCTGCCTCCTCATGGATTCTTGGTTCCGTTGATGGCATAATAGAAGTTGCAGCAGCATTGTCCTTCTCGTATTGTGGTGCCAGAGAAATACCTCACTTTTTCTGTGAGGTTCCAGCCCTGCTCACTCTTTCATGTAGTGATACGTCGATATATGAAATGAtgatatttttctgctgtgtaattaTGCTTATCTTCCCAGTAACAATCATTATTGCTTCCTACACTCGTGTGATTCTGGCTGTCATTCGAATGTCTTCTGCTGAGAGTCGCCACAAGGCTTTTGCAACCTGTTCCTCTCACCTTGTGGTGGTGGGAATGTACTATGGGGCAGCCATGTTCATTTACATGAGACCCTCTTCTGGTCGTTCTCCTAATCAGGACAAAATGGTGTCAGCTTTCTATACCATCCTTACTCCTATGTTGAATCCCCTCATTTACAGTCTCCGCAACAAAGAAGTGGCCAGAGCATTCTTCAAAGTATTACGGATGAATAAGGTTGCAGTGTGACTTAGTTGGTTGTTATGCTCTATTTTTAGCTGTATTTTATGTAGTTgggcttaaaaattaaaaaaggaatacTATGATTTCAAGTTCAGCATGATGAATATATTGAGTTCAAGACTTACCTAGGTAAGACAGCAATGTCTTATCTCCAAAAGCATATTTTATGTGCTTATATTTTTCATCATTGTAGATTTATGGTAACCACATAAAGTTAAATTCATGAAATAagttgacttttttatttttaaaatatgtcagtTATTTTTGTAGCCAGGCCTATATTTTTTTCAGTAATAATATCTAAcctacaataaatatttttccctCACTGTGCTTGCTCATAAAAAAAGCTTTGACAGTTTCTTCTATTGAGTTCAGCCTACTTTGAACTTACAATATTACTAAAAGGAAGGTACTAATTTTCTATTAATTCTATATATGTATTCAGGTCTAATACTGAAGATAAATGCAATCAACCATCAACATATAACAGGGACACAACATATTAAGTCTTAAGCATACCATGtatatttgtaataaaaatatttctttaaaataatgaagaatGAAGAGCTGGCATTAATATTATACATAGAAGAGTGAATTTTAATAGAAAAGTCTATGTTTTCCAAAGTCTGCATATTTCTTAAATGCTATGGCACATTGTGATAGTAGTATTTTATCAAAGTAAATGAAATTAAAGAGATTCTTATGTTTCTATTAGAAAAAAAACCTGTCAGAAATTAACATGAATATAATTAActtatattttatcaaaaattGTGTGACAGTGTTTGGTGATATCCATTGTAGTCTGAGGAGGATGAAATGTAGACATTTGCTAAGGGTGAAGTCTTATGTGAAGCTCACGATTCTTGAAATAACTAAATTTGTTTGTATCTAAATGACTCTTGGGATTATGTTTCTTAAACATGGTATGTGAACTTGCCTTCAGGTAATGCTTTGGTCTTCATTTAAATCCTGACAATTAGCTAGATCAAGCCTGGATGAGATGACATCTATATTTGGATCAGTTGAGGTCAATCAAATTTTTATCTGCATTTCCTTCCAAAACTTACTTTGTTCTGATTTGTGTGATGTTGAATTATGTAAACAGTACTAGCAAGTGTATATCATGGGAGTCACTGATCCTTCCTTCAGACTGACAAGGTATCTTATAGAACCACATCCaaaaagacttaaaaatacaGTAGCTTAAAACTTAAACTGGCATAAATGTGATGAAATTTTGTAAAGTCCAAATGACTGACTCAATTCAGTCATCAAAACATCCTTTAAAGCACtatgttttcagttttaatgGATTGAAGTATAATTTGGAGATTGATTAAACATTTCTAATTTCTCCAAAACTTTTAgattagctttaaaaaataaccttCAATGTTCATGGAGTAACTTTCACCACTTGGGGTTCCAAGGCAGTAGGTCTCCTCATGAGATCATGGCAAACGGAAGAGCCTGTGCTCTATAGTGAGTTTCAGTCCAGCTTGGGATATAAaagaagatcctgtctcaaatgtAACAAAAATAGATCCCCAAGCTACCCCCCAAGATATGTGTGCACATCATTTACTTGCTTCTCAAATAGCGCTGCTTCACCCCCTATCATCCCTAGTCCCCTTCACTTGACACCTGAGGATTGATGATTGAAGTAAGTTGTGTATGCTTCTCTCAAGTACCATCATCACCTTCCTGAGCCTTCATGAGCTCAAGCTCCTCATCTGAGGATCTACAGTTTGAGCCACTTTTGTATCTATTGGTTAGTACTACCCCATCCTGCAAAGTCCCAGTCCCCACCACTGAAGGATCTGGGGGCTGAGCCATTTGTACAACCAACAGATAGCACTGTTCCTGAGCCCTTGGTTTTTCTCCAAGTGAGCTGTCCTCTGTCTTTATTCAGTAAACTCAGTGGAAGACTCTATGCTGAATGCCTGAGATTCTTACTGATAACAACTACCTCCAGCTCTCTGCCAATTCACCCTTGGCTTGTGAGGAATCATTGAGAAGTTATTagctgtactcactcataattagcATGCCATCATGTGGTCAGAAGTGAAACTTACATGTAGCTGATCTAGAATTCTTTCTGATAAGACAAAAGTGCATCACCGCTGTATGGACCCAAGACTATCCAGCCGATCCAAAACATTCCAAGTTGTGGTAAGAGCAAACAGAGATTTGAATGGTTATTTAGCAAAGGTTGGAAAGTTGTGCATACCAAAACGTACAACCAACCACTTAACTCTAGATGAATTCCCTTTCCAAAAGTATACAAAAATTTTGCATGGCCTCTCCAAAAATTACTACTCACATAGTAATGCTCTTTAAGGAAAGCTATTTAGAAGACATAAAGACAATAAACTTGAAATAACAATTTATCAATGTGTTCGAAGAATACAAAAGATACAAACAGATGTAATAATGAAGATTTGAAAAGGTAaacaaggaaataactggggacattgccctggcaccaggtagccattccaggttcaagtctcttgccaacccttaggtggctcccttaactaagatatgtgcttccctgctcacctatccaaccttcctttatctccaatcatcccgtttccccaagtttcccccatcctctccttcacactttttctccccatctccccttacccccatcccaccccacccccaagattccaattttttgcccgacaatcttgtctacttcccatagccaggaggataactatatgtttttccttgggctcaccctcttatttagcttctttaggatcacaaataatagactcagtggcccctatccacggctagaaaccaattatgagtgagtacatcccatgattttctttttgggtctgggttacctcactcaggatagtattttctatttccatccatttgcatgcaaaattcgagaagtcattgttttttaccacagaatagtactctaatgtatatatattccacactttcttcaaccattcttccattgaagggcatctaggatgcttccaggttctgcctattacaaataatgctgctatgaacatagttgaacaaatgcttttgtcatatgatagggcatctcttgggtatattcccaagagtggtattgctgggtccaggggtaggttgatcgcaaatttcctgaaaaaccgccacactgatttccaaagttgcacaagtttccattcccaccagcaatggatgagggtacccctttctccacaacctctccagcaaaggctatccttggtgtttttgattttagccattctgacaggtgtaagatgatatctcaaagttgttttgatttgcatttctctgatcgctaaggaggttgagcaagaccttaagtgtcttttggccatttgaacttcttctgttgagaattctctgttcaaatcagtgccccattcttttaattgggttatttagcattttaacgtctagtttcttgagttctttatatattttggagatcagacctttgtctgttgtggggttggtgaagatcttctcccagtcagtaggctgcctttttgtcttagtgacagtgtcctttgctttacagaagcttctcagtttcaggaggtcccatttattcaatgttgcccttaatgtctgtgctgttggggttatacataggaagcgatctcctgtgcccatgtgttgtagggtacttcccattttctcttctatcaggttcagtgggaacctgaaatgaccctatcctatagccatactgatgaatatcttgcatatcaccatagaaccttcatctagcgatggatggagatagagacagag
The Chionomys nivalis chromosome 3, mChiNiv1.1, whole genome shotgun sequence genome window above contains:
- the LOC130871319 gene encoding olfactory receptor 2M3-like, with the protein product MQWNNWTFSYDFILLGIFDHSPLHTFFFSLTLGIFFMAILGNSIMVLLIYLDVQLHTPMYILLSQLSLMDLMLICTTVPQMAFNFLSGNKSISMANCGCQIFFYVSLLGAECFLLALMAYDRYAAICHPLRYPILMSPKICGIMAASSWILGSVDGIIEVAAALSFSYCGAREIPHFFCEVPALLTLSCSDTSIYEMMIFFCCVIMLIFPVTIIIASYTRVILAVIRMSSAESRHKAFATCSSHLVVVGMYYGAAMFIYMRPSSGRSPNQDKMVSAFYTILTPMLNPLIYSLRNKEVARAFFKVLRMNKVAV